One genomic window of Bacillus mycoides includes the following:
- the acuC gene encoding acetoin utilization protein AcuC, whose translation MSSAFIYSDDFRGYSFSPDHPFNQLRVTLTYDLLQKSGFISPSQVISPRMATDEEIAFIHTEEYINAVKLAGEGKLEKSIAMTYGLGTEDTPMFPNMHEASALLVGGTLTAVDAVLSGKVKHALNLGGGLHHGFRGKASGFCIYNDSSIAMKYIQKKYGLRVLYIDTDAHHGDGVQWSFYDDPNVCTISLHETGRYLFPGTGAVNERGQGNGYSYSFNVPLDAFTEDESFLDSYRTVVKEVAEYFKPDIILTQNGADAHYYDPLTHLCATMNIYREIPKLAREIANEYCNGRWIAVGGGGYDHWRVVPRAWALIWLEMNNIQNISGYLPPEWIDAWKGQAETELPLTWEDPDNMYQPIPRKPEIEEKNTLTVAKSLEIIRNNMTKSLY comes from the coding sequence TATTCAGACGATTTTCGGGGCTATTCTTTTAGCCCTGATCATCCTTTTAACCAACTACGCGTCACACTTACGTATGATTTATTACAAAAGAGTGGTTTTATCTCCCCTTCTCAAGTCATCTCGCCAAGAATGGCTACGGATGAGGAAATTGCATTCATTCATACAGAGGAGTACATAAATGCGGTAAAACTTGCTGGAGAAGGAAAGTTAGAAAAATCAATTGCGATGACATATGGGCTCGGAACAGAAGATACACCGATGTTTCCAAATATGCATGAAGCAAGTGCATTACTCGTTGGCGGTACGTTAACAGCTGTCGATGCTGTTCTTTCCGGGAAAGTAAAGCACGCCCTCAATTTAGGCGGCGGCTTACATCATGGCTTTCGTGGTAAAGCATCTGGCTTTTGCATTTATAATGATAGCTCTATCGCAATGAAATACATTCAGAAGAAATACGGTTTACGCGTTTTATATATTGATACAGATGCTCATCACGGTGACGGGGTACAATGGTCTTTTTATGACGATCCTAACGTGTGCACCATTTCATTACATGAAACTGGGCGTTATTTATTCCCTGGAACTGGCGCAGTAAATGAACGTGGACAAGGAAATGGATATAGTTATTCTTTTAACGTTCCACTCGATGCTTTTACAGAAGACGAATCATTTTTAGATTCATATCGAACTGTTGTAAAAGAAGTTGCAGAGTACTTTAAACCGGATATTATTTTAACGCAAAATGGTGCTGACGCTCATTATTACGATCCACTCACACACCTTTGCGCAACGATGAACATTTATCGTGAAATACCGAAACTCGCTCGTGAAATCGCTAATGAATATTGCAATGGTCGCTGGATTGCCGTCGGCGGCGGTGGCTACGACCACTGGCGCGTCGTCCCAAGAGCCTGGGCACTCATTTGGCTCGAAATGAACAACATCCAAAACATCTCAGGTTATCTCCCTCCAGAATGGATTGACGCTTGGAAAGGACAAGCAGAAACAGAACTTCCCCTCACATGGGAAGATCCAGACAACATGTATCAACCTATCCCTAGAAAACCAGAAATCGAAGAAAAAAATACATTAACTGTAGCGAAATCTCTCGAAATTATTCGGAATAATATGACAAAATCTTTGTATTAA
- a CDS encoding alpha/beta fold hydrolase: MWKQQIINTKRGTFELFTKGNGEPLCITHHYSQFNETGDYFADVFTSTHRVFLINLRDAGNSVKARSENELRMIETIHDLEAIRESLQFPTWHLAGHSTGGMLGLLYAITYPTSLQSLVMAGAAASNYTETPFCIYHPEHPQFHYMQELIENLKSPHLTNAERKELSTKRTKLSLYKPENYNSYFCKPIQKTMSASRMNAFSYEYPLFDLRKYLPSIHTKTLIICGRHDVQCPIQYSIEMHEGIRNSIFVPFEDSNHYPFLEEVALFTSTTQKFYKSLHKKSSMH; encoded by the coding sequence ATGTGGAAACAACAAATAATTAACACGAAACGTGGCACATTTGAACTCTTTACAAAAGGAAATGGTGAACCGCTTTGCATTACACATCACTATTCACAATTTAATGAAACTGGTGATTACTTTGCGGATGTTTTTACTTCTACACATCGTGTATTCCTTATTAATTTACGAGACGCTGGTAACTCTGTAAAAGCCCGGTCAGAAAATGAATTACGTATGATCGAAACGATTCACGACTTAGAAGCGATACGAGAATCTTTACAATTTCCCACATGGCATTTGGCTGGTCATTCAACAGGCGGTATGCTTGGACTTTTATATGCCATTACATATCCAACTTCCTTGCAATCATTAGTCATGGCCGGAGCCGCAGCAAGTAACTATACCGAAACACCATTTTGTATTTATCATCCAGAACATCCACAATTTCATTATATGCAAGAACTCATCGAAAACTTGAAAAGCCCTCATCTTACAAATGCAGAACGAAAAGAATTATCTACTAAGAGAACCAAATTATCATTGTATAAACCTGAAAACTACAACTCTTATTTTTGTAAACCAATCCAAAAAACAATGTCCGCTAGCCGGATGAACGCTTTCTCTTATGAATATCCGTTATTTGATTTAAGAAAGTACTTACCTTCTATCCATACAAAGACGCTTATTATTTGCGGAAGACATGATGTGCAGTGCCCGATTCAATATTCTATTGAAATGCATGAGGGGATACGCAATTCTATTTTTGTGCCATTTGAGGACAGTAACCATTATCCTTTTTTAGAAGAAGTCGCCTTATTTACTTCTACTACTCAAAAATTTTATAAATCGTTACACAAAAAAAGCAGCATGCACTAA
- a CDS encoding response regulator transcription factor, whose product MKRVLLIEDEVSIAELQRDYLEINDFQVDVEHSGETGLQRALQEDYDLIILDIMLPKMNGFEICKQIRAIKDIPILLVSAKKEDIDKIRGLGLGADDYITKPFSPSELVARVKAHISRYERLSGNMVKKRDTLYIHGISIDQRARKVFINNKEVAFTTKEFDLLTFFVMHPNQVLNKEQLFERIWGLDSAGDLATVVVHIRKLREKIERDPAHPQYIETVWGAGYRFNV is encoded by the coding sequence TTGAAGAGAGTTTTACTAATTGAAGATGAAGTAAGTATTGCAGAATTACAGCGAGATTATTTAGAAATTAATGATTTTCAAGTTGATGTAGAGCATTCTGGAGAAACAGGCTTACAAAGGGCTTTACAGGAAGATTATGACTTAATTATTTTAGATATTATGCTTCCGAAGATGAACGGATTTGAAATTTGTAAACAAATACGCGCTATAAAAGACATTCCTATTTTGCTTGTTTCAGCAAAGAAGGAAGATATAGATAAAATTCGCGGACTCGGATTAGGTGCAGATGATTATATAACGAAACCATTTAGTCCAAGTGAGTTAGTTGCAAGAGTAAAAGCACATATTTCTCGTTATGAAAGATTATCAGGAAATATGGTTAAGAAGCGTGATACATTATACATTCACGGGATTTCTATCGATCAGCGAGCGAGGAAAGTTTTTATAAATAATAAAGAAGTTGCGTTTACAACGAAGGAATTTGATTTATTAACATTTTTTGTAATGCATCCAAACCAAGTGTTAAATAAAGAACAGTTATTTGAACGTATTTGGGGATTAGACTCAGCTGGTGATTTAGCGACGGTTGTTGTTCATATTAGAAAGTTACGTGAAAAAATTGAAAGAGATCCTGCTCATCCGCAATATATTGAAACAGTGTGGGGAGCTGGTTATCGCTTTAATGTGTAG
- a CDS encoding sensor histidine kinase, translating into MSIKTRFLFSYIAVILVSITLILVTGFLIVFSITGDLESVKNFYKSSYIQKPLTAEEENIFLELKSEAKQNQSQLLDESFMSSIEEEDVKIVVRKGEAISYASKVFESVALKEALPKFEKTNINSRGTTELNGTFYRYVKFDFYFPENEEGSIFVLKKQSSFVDLTQKLFPILFVSLLLLAILLIGLLSYFVSRSVIKPIFVLKDATERIKEGNLDFQIPATSHDEIGQLNQGFEEMRKKLKGSIEMQTQYEENRKELISNISHDLKTPITSIIGYVEGIKDGIANTPEKMDKYLTTIHTKAKHMDTLIDELFLFSKLDLNRVPFQFETIELNMFMQDLIEEMQMDLSEEGISVYLQLQHVSPLYVIADREKIKRVISNLIHNSVKYMDKGEKKITVTASSNENKVIVKVKDNGSGIESDTLPYIFERFYRAEQSRNSSTGGSGLGLAIAKQIVEEHGGKIWAESKLGESTSIFFSLQKVQECGE; encoded by the coding sequence ATGTCTATTAAAACAAGATTTTTATTTTCTTATATCGCTGTTATTCTCGTTTCCATTACGCTTATATTAGTTACGGGATTTTTAATTGTTTTTTCGATAACTGGTGATTTAGAATCAGTGAAAAATTTCTACAAAAGTTCTTATATTCAAAAGCCACTGACGGCAGAAGAAGAAAATATTTTTCTTGAATTGAAATCGGAGGCTAAACAGAATCAATCGCAATTGTTAGATGAATCGTTCATGTCATCGATTGAAGAGGAGGATGTGAAAATAGTTGTAAGGAAAGGAGAAGCAATTTCATATGCTTCAAAAGTATTTGAAAGCGTAGCTTTAAAAGAAGCTCTTCCAAAGTTTGAAAAGACAAATATCAATAGTCGTGGCACAACGGAACTAAATGGTACATTTTATCGATATGTAAAATTTGATTTTTATTTTCCAGAGAATGAAGAAGGGAGTATATTTGTACTAAAAAAGCAAAGTTCGTTCGTAGATCTTACACAAAAATTATTTCCAATTTTGTTCGTATCGCTCTTACTTTTAGCCATTTTACTTATTGGACTATTAAGTTACTTCGTTTCAAGAAGTGTTATAAAACCAATTTTTGTATTGAAAGATGCGACTGAGAGAATTAAAGAAGGAAATTTAGATTTTCAAATTCCAGCTACATCGCATGATGAAATAGGACAGTTAAACCAAGGATTTGAGGAAATGAGGAAGAAGTTAAAAGGGTCGATTGAGATGCAAACGCAATATGAAGAAAATCGAAAAGAACTTATTTCAAACATCTCTCACGATTTAAAAACACCAATTACATCTATTATAGGCTATGTGGAAGGAATAAAAGATGGGATAGCAAATACGCCGGAAAAAATGGATAAATATTTAACAACCATTCATACGAAAGCAAAACATATGGACACACTCATTGATGAACTCTTTTTGTTTTCGAAGCTCGATTTGAACCGAGTTCCATTTCAGTTTGAAACGATAGAGTTAAATATGTTTATGCAAGATTTAATAGAAGAGATGCAGATGGATTTAAGTGAAGAAGGTATATCTGTATACTTACAATTACAGCATGTATCACCGCTATATGTAATAGCGGATCGTGAAAAAATAAAGAGAGTTATATCGAATTTAATTCATAATAGTGTGAAGTACATGGATAAAGGTGAGAAAAAAATTACCGTTACAGCATCAAGTAATGAAAACAAAGTTATCGTGAAGGTAAAGGATAATGGATCAGGAATAGAATCTGATACACTTCCATATATTTTTGAGCGTTTTTATCGTGCAGAGCAATCACGAAATTCTAGCACAGGTGGAAGTGGACTTGGTTTAGCGATAGCGAAGCAAATTGTTGAAGAACATGGTGGGAAAATTTGGGCAGAAAGTAAGCTTGGAGAAAGCACAAGTATTTTCTTCTCGCTGCAAAAAGTACAGGAATGTGGTGAATGA